One genomic region from Augochlora pura isolate Apur16 chromosome 7, APUR_v2.2.1, whole genome shotgun sequence encodes:
- the Rhogap100f gene encoding rho GTPase activating protein at 100F isoform X3, giving the protein MQWRKHVRIKYGGRVGVGQGQREREQVQLQVRVVQLQREGGARLSYVCHQPQLSSTARRSCSAAAMLCCGRRKEGRGEVTDISASPGRQAPANQLRPKEPPPMVIQGDFRKVSGISSEIFKQIETVENDHDAATAAALEAVDRRGEMVVRVIEPRQMGRKASEAAKKFIAMQDPKQPIHFVEIIKRPGQTLGLYIREGNGVDRNDGVFISRIALETAVYNSGCLKVGDEILAVNLVDVTHMSLDDVVIIMSIPRRLVLATRHGQHQPVSHSRQTEHKAPPVVVIKRELNEDESDHATSNHIRDSNRRRGDGREMLPSRSRLGLTGLGSSQDLGSSNGDLYYNSRPEGHWSYQPPPPPVITHQPKPSATQHFQPYERGYPKTLESLAEKVHSFYTGPVMPSNGGRRMSTGAGMQSVGSRLSGQTQSSHYGYSQHTASGRIMPRSGSDQHLPRVDYTSITTPARHTLLRSSLKSAGYLAGTSGLRYTTRYGTQADTTTTQRQGQFGTLTRRHRPSLDYASDTEATCSSSPKSAYYYYRHNMNNPSQSSAVSHLATLSRSQIGQSSSGLRSNSLPRSSRTLPQQPGLRSGLSTVASGLIDQEDSDGALSAPELPSIRRDRGRIPSSPSVFTSDEYRAWLSRTPSTSALYEQIRATTTRPPRYTYSAENIHAAANQGEYGSYGAYRPLSSTLDRLSTRSASAQQVNLANLRASTAISSTCHRGATNQRPASVASSARTSLTNQKPSLSSSTAQRATSIRRIRNPLDLESTRSIPTPTPTRTQDQRLLDINPAEFLKYKIEKPPTVGTPSSTSSLLSSLGEASGGDLAGGVSGLLWVHLLAGRGLRSTTSSSAATTPSTPSGQPNLASCGLRDLYCVLECDRVHKARTVVRTGDLMFDWDETFELDLVGNRQLDLLVYSWDPQYRHKLCYKGSVHLATLLKESPVHQLAVKVEPRGTIYLKLRYTDAQQTFRRRGLPVISLATRMAPLFGVDLDTVVSRETKTGGVPGGVSTALAMGVPNVPIIVWRCVEEVERRGLDIIGLYRLCGSATKKRILREAFERNARSVNLSPDNVPDINVITGVLKDYLRELPEPLFTKCLYQMMVDALAVCLPDDPQGNAKLMFSILDCLPKVNRCTLIYLLDHLAMVVSQCNKMSPASLAVCFGPVLMLHSEETRPPLDFQQPIAVLKYLLEIWPVKSDSSEDFFSRFSASSSYASSRAQQQSASAAAAAAAAAAAAAAAAAATGATTGTPSTPGNIGTHRAALAAATLTSSTAPNYNNRSPRALHSSSAAGQASAGDSLVTRFT; this is encoded by the exons GAGGGCCGGGGAGAAGTGACAGACATAAGCGCAAGTCCTGGGAGGCAGGCACCTGCCAACCAGTTGCGCCCCAAGGAACCACCCCCCATGGTCATCCAAGGAGACTTCAGGAAG GTGAGCGGGATCAGTTCAGAGATCTTCAAGCAAATCGAGACCGTCGAGAACGATCATGACGCCGCGACAGCAGCGGCCCTCGAGGCCGTCGACCGGAGGGGTGAGATGGTCGTCAGGGTCATCGAGCCGCGACAAATGGGCAGGAAGGCATCGGAGGCGGCGAAAAAGTTCATTGCCATGCAG GACCCGAAGCAGCCCATCCACTTTGTCGAGATAATCAAAAGGCCAGGGCAGACGCTCGGGCTCTATATACGTGAGGGGAACGGCGTCGACAGGAACGACGGTGTCTTTATCTCGAGGATAGCCCTGGAGACCGCCGTCTATAACAGCGGCTGTTTGAAG GTAGGGGATGAGATCCTGGCGGTGAACCTTGTCGACGTGACGCACATGAGCCTGGACGACGTGGTGATCATAATGTCGATACCCAGGAGGCTAGTACTGGCCACGAGACACGGCCAGCATCAGCCAGTTTCCCACAGTCGCCAAACCGAGCACAAGGCGCCGCCGGTGGTGGTCATCAAGAGGGAACTAAACGAGGACGAGAGCGATCATGCAACGAGTAATCACATCAG AGACAGCAATCGCAGGCGCGGGGATGGTCGCGAGATGCTGCCGTCGAGGTCCAGATTGGGATTGACGGGTCTAGGGTCCAGTCAGGACTTGGGGTCCAGCAACGGCGACCTGTACTACAACTCCAGACCTGAAGGACACTGGTCCTAccaaccgccgccgccgccagtCATCACGCATCAGCCGAAACCGTCGGCAACGCAACACTTCCAGCCCTACGAGCGTGGATATCCGAAAACGTTGGAGAGCCTGGCTGAAAAA GTACACTCCTTTTACACGGGTCCCGTAATGCCCTCGAACGGCGGTCGTCGAATGTCAACGGGGGCAGGAATGCAGTCGGTGGGCAGCAGATTGTCGGGACAAACGCAGTCGTCGCACTATGGTTACAGCCAGCACACCGCCAGCGGAAGGATCATGCCCAGAAGTGGATCGGATCAGCACTTGCCACGAGTCGACTACACCAGCATAACTACTCCAGCTAGACACACTCTACTAAGATCCAGCTTGAAATCAG CCGGCTACCTTGCAGGAACATCAGGATTGAGATACACGACGAGGTACGGTACCCAAGCGGACACGACCACTACCCAGAGGCAGGGCCAGTTTGGCACTCTGACAAGGAGGCATCGTCCGTCATTGGACTACGCGTCGGACACGGAGGCGACGTGTTCCAGCTCGCCTAAGTCGGCGTACTATTACTACAGGCACAACATGAACAATCCTTCGCAAAGCAGCGCTGTTTCTCACCTCGCGACGCTGTCCAGGTCGCAGATTGGTCAGAGTTCCTCGG GTTTGAGATCCAACTCCTTGCCTCGCAGCAGTAGAACGCTGCCTCAGCAGCCCGGTCTTAGGTCCGGCCTTAGCACGGTAGCGTCAGGGTTGATAGACCAGGAGGACAGCGACGGGGCACTGTCGGCACCCGAATTGCCTTCCATTCGACGCGACAGAG GGAGGATACCGTCATCACCTAGTGTGTTCACGTCAGACGAGTACAGAGCATGGTTGAGTCGAACACCCAGCACGAGTGCGTTATACGAGCAGATCAGGGCGACCACGACTAGGCCACCGCGCTATACCTACAGTGCAGAGAACATCCACGCAGCTGCAAATCAG GGCGAGTATGGCAGCTACGGTGCCTACAGACCACTGTCGAGCACCTTGGACCGCCTGTCGACGAGGTCCGCTTCCGCGCAACAGGTGAACCTGGCAAACCTTAGAGCATCCACAGCCATCAGCTCCACGTGTCATCGAGGGGCGACGAACCAAAGACCGGCCTCGGTTGCATCCAGCGCGCGCACGTCGCTGACGAACCAGAAACCGTCTCTGTCAAGCTCCACAGCCCAGAGGGCAACCTCCATTAGGAGGATCAGAAACCCGCTGGACCTGGAGTCAACGAGAAGTATACCCACCCCCACGCCTACTAGAACTCAGGATCAAAGACTGTTAGATATTAACCCTGCAG AGTTCCTCAAGTATAAGATAGAGAAGCCTCCTACTGTAGGGACACCGAGCTCGACCAGTTCCCTCTTGAGTTCCCTAGGGGAAGCCAGCGGCGGCGACCTGGCAGGTGGGGTCAGCGGATTGCTCTGGGTCCATCTGCTTGCCGGACGGGGCCTCAGGTCGACCACGTCATCGTCGGCGGCCACCACGCCCTCCACACCATCAGGTCAGCCTAACCTAG CCAGCTGCGGATTGAGAGACCTGTATTGCGTGCTGGAGTGCGACAGGGTGCACAAGGCGAGGACAGTGGTGCGGACCGGCGACCTGATGTTCGACTGGGACGAGACCTTCGAGCTGGATCTCGTTGGTAACCGACAGTTGGACCTGCTAGTCTATTCTTGGGACCCTCAGTACAGGCACAAGCTCTGCTACAAGGGCTCGGTGCACCTGGCTACTCTCCTCAAGGAGTCGCCGGTGCACCAGCTGGCTGTCAAAGTCGAACCACGCGGCACTATCTACCTGAAGCTGAGGTACACCGATGCCCAGCAGACCTTCAGGAGGAGGGGACTGCCAGTTATATCTTTGGCCACCAGAATGGCTCCCCTCTTCGGAGTTGATCTTGACACTGTG GTGAGTCGGGAGACCAAAACTGGCGGAGTTCCCGGAGGAGTGTCCACTGCCCTAGCGATGGGTGTGCCAAACGTTCCCATAATCGTCTGGCGCTGCGTGGAGGAGGTCGAGAGAAGGGGCCTTGACATCATTG GTTTGTACAGACTGTGTGGATCGGCGACGAAGAAGAGGATACTGAGGGAAGCGTTCGAGAGGAATGCCCGGTCGGTGAACCTGTCACCCGACAATGTACCTGACATCAACGTCATCACAG GTGTGCTGAAGGACTATCTGCGAGAACTTCCAGAACCACTCTTCACGAAGTGCCTCTACCAGATGATGGTCGACGCACTGGCCGTTTGTCTGCCCGACGATCCACAAGGCAACGCTAAGCTGATGTTTAGTATTCTGGATTGTCTGCCGAAAGTGAACAGG TGTACACTGATTTACCTGCTGGACCACTTGGCAATGGTAGTGTCGCAGTGCAACAAGATGTCACCGGCCAGCCTAGCAGTGTGCTTCGGGCCAGTCCTGATGCTGCACTCCGAAGAGACCAGACCCCCGCTGGACTTCCAGCAGCCGATCGCCGTGCTGAAGTACCTGCTGGAGATCTGGCCAGTTAAGTCAG ACAGTTCGGAAGATTTCTTCAGTCGCTTCAGCGCTTCCTCGAGTTATGCCAGCAGTCGAGCACAGCAACAGTCAGCATCAGCTGCagccgcagcagcagcagcagcagcagccgcagccgccgcAGCTGCAGCAACAGGTGCAACAACAGGTACACCATCAACTCCAGGGAACATTGGGACGCACAGGGCTGCCCTGGCAGCAGCAACACTCACTTCATCAACAGCCCCCAACTACAATAACCGCAGCCCTCGCGCCCTCCACTCGTCCTCCGCCGCCGGTCAAGCCTCGGCAG GTGATAGTCTCGTCACCCGGTTCACCTAG